One genomic window of Camelina sativa cultivar DH55 chromosome 5, Cs, whole genome shotgun sequence includes the following:
- the LOC104786616 gene encoding MYB-like transcription factor ETC2 isoform X2, whose amino-acid sequence MDNTKRLRRVRSFRQTKFTRHDSEEVSSIRWEFISMTEQEEDLISRMYRLVGDRLIPQCSKIICNITFSSLLKFVGFNSRKSGRTKGK is encoded by the exons ATGGATAATACCAAACGTCTTCGTCGCGTACGCAGTTTTAGGCAAACCAAATTCACTCGACATGACTCCGAAG AAGTGAGTAGCATCCGATGGGAGTTTATCAGTATGAccgaacaagaagaagatctcatCTCTCGAATGTACAGACTTGTCGGTGATAG GTTAATCCCGCAATGctcaaaaataatatgtaatataacATTTTCGTCACTGTTGAAGTTT GTGGGATTTAATAGCAGGAAGAGTGGTCGGACGAAAGGCAAATGA
- the LOC104786616 gene encoding MYB-like transcription factor ETC2 isoform X3, with translation MDNTKRLRRVRSFRQTKFTRHDSEEVSSIRWEFISMTEQEEDLISRMYRLVGDRWDLIAGRVVGRKANEIERFWIMRNSDYFSH, from the exons ATGGATAATACCAAACGTCTTCGTCGCGTACGCAGTTTTAGGCAAACCAAATTCACTCGACATGACTCCGAAG AAGTGAGTAGCATCCGATGGGAGTTTATCAGTATGAccgaacaagaagaagatctcatCTCTCGAATGTACAGACTTGTCGGTGATAG GTGGGATTTAATAGCAGGAAGAGTGGTCGGACGAAAGGCAAATGAGATAGAGAGGTTTTGGATTATGAGAAACTCTGATTATTTTTCTCACTAA
- the LOC104786616 gene encoding MYB-like transcription factor ETC2 isoform X1 — protein MDNTKRLRRVRSFRQTKFTRHDSEGLLSFKVSSIRWEFISMTEQEEDLISRMYRLVGDRLIPQCSKIICNITFSSLLKFVGFNSRKSGRTKGK, from the exons ATGGATAATACCAAACGTCTTCGTCGCGTACGCAGTTTTAGGCAAACCAAATTCACTCGACATGACTCCGAAGGTCTCCTTTCATTTA AAGTGAGTAGCATCCGATGGGAGTTTATCAGTATGAccgaacaagaagaagatctcatCTCTCGAATGTACAGACTTGTCGGTGATAG GTTAATCCCGCAATGctcaaaaataatatgtaatataacATTTTCGTCACTGTTGAAGTTT GTGGGATTTAATAGCAGGAAGAGTGGTCGGACGAAAGGCAAATGA
- the LOC104786617 gene encoding tubulin-folding cofactor A yields MATIRNLKIKTSTCKRIEKELHSYEKEVEREAAKTADMKDKGADPYDLKQQENVLGESRMMIPDCHKRLEAALADLKSTLAELEETDEKEGPEIEDAKKTVADVEKQFHTDDA; encoded by the exons ATGGCAACGATTAGGAACTTGAAGATAAAAACATCAACATGTAAAAGGATTGAGAAAGAGCTTCACTCTTATGAGAAAGAGGTTGAGAGAGAAGCTGCTAAGACTGCTGATATGAAGGACAAAGGTGCTGATCCTTATGACCTTAAACAGCAG GAAAATGTGTTGGGTGAGTCAAGGATGATGATTCCAGATTGCCACAAACGTCTCGAGGCTGCTTTAGCTGACCTCAAGTCCACTTTG GCGGAATTGGAAGAGACGGATGAGAAGGAAGGTCcggagattgaagatgcaaaGAAGACAGTCGCTGACGTGGAGAAGCAGTTTCACACTGATGATGCCTGA